A genome region from Coregonus clupeaformis isolate EN_2021a unplaced genomic scaffold, ASM2061545v1 scaf0681, whole genome shotgun sequence includes the following:
- the LOC121544678 gene encoding galactocerebrosidase-like produces MIYKLAFSIALCVCLCFDLCTSESYVLDDTIGLGREFDGIGGLSGGGATSRLLVNYAEPYRSQIMDYLFKPNFGASLHILKVEIGGDAQTTDGTEPSHMHYENDENYFRGYEWWLMREAKKRNPNITLIGLPWAFPGWVGHGKNWPYDFPNITASYVVSWILGAKQYHDLDIDYVGIWNEKNFDSKYIKVLRDTLDEVGLADVGIIAADGNWEVSNAMGVDPYLNDAVEVLGAHYPGTTTVMEALKTQKKLWSSEDYSTFNDEVGGGCWARILNQNYVNGLMTATISWNLVASYYEDLPFGRDGLMTAEEPWTGNYVVESPIWITAHTTQFSQPGWTYLQTVGHLAHGGSYVALTDSKGNLTVVIETMTHDHSVCIRPPLLPFNVTPQNVTFQLKGSFASIRELQVWQSRFDFKTKKPLFFKKLSPLKISDGSFTLSLDVDEVYTLTTITTGQKGTYPDPPPSGPFPKVYRDDFNVANASFSEAPDFADQTGVFEYYINLTDPGPHVFTLRQVVTQMPVTWAADADQTISVIGDYKWQNLTVSCDVFMETVKTGGVFIAARVDKGGGSVRSAKGVFFWVFADGSYKVTNDLVGKTVLAEGHSGTRAYGWHTLSLTVEGECATGMLNGYPLWKNAVVLGPKNGWAAIGTHSFELAQFDNFAVEAK; encoded by the exons ATGATTTATAAATTAGCTTTTTCTATCGccttgtgtgtttgtttatgttttgATCTCTGCACTTCTGAGAGCTACGTTTTGGATGATACAATCGGATTAGGGAGAGAGTTTGACGGTATTGGAGGTTTGAGTGGTGGAGGG GCAACATCTCGCCTGCTTGTCAATTATGCAGAACCCTACCGCAGCCAGATAATGGACTACCTCTTCAAG CCAAACTTTGGGGCTTCTCTACACATCCTGAAAGTAGAGATTGGAGGTGACGCCCAGACCACAG ATGGAACGGAACCCTCACACATGCACTATGAGAACGATGAGAACTACTTCAGGGGGTATGAGTGGTGGCTGATGAGAGAAGCCAAGAAGAGGAATCCCAACATCACTCTCATAG GTTTGCCGTGGGCCTTCCCAGGTTGGGTTGGGCATGGGAAGAACTGGCCATACGACTTTCCTAATATAACTGCATCCTACGTGGTGTCCTGGATCTTAGGAGCCAAGCAGTACCATGACCTGGATATTGATTATGTTGGG ATTTGGAATGAAAAGAACTTTGACAGCAAGTACATCAAG GTGCTCCGAGACACATTGGATGAAGTTGGCTTAGCCGATGTGGGCATCATCGCAGCTGACGGCAACTGGGAAGTGTCCAATGCCATGGGTGTAGACCCGTACCTCAACGATGCTGTTGAGGTGTTAGG GGCCCACTACCCAGGCACCACCACAGTGATGGAGGCCCTGAAGACGCAGAAGAAGTTGTGGTCGTCTGAAGACTACAGCACTTTTAACGACGAGGTGGGAGGAGGCTGCTGGGCCCGCATCCTCAACCAGAACTATGTCAACGGACTCATGACTGC CACCATATCCTGGAACCTGGTAGCCAGTTACTATGAGGACCTTCCCTTTGGGAGAGACGGCTTGATGACAGCAGAGGAGCCCTGGACTGGGAACTATGTGGTGGAATCACCCATCTGGATAACTG CCCACACCACCCAGtttagccagcctggatggaccTACCTGCAGACCGTTGGGCATCTGGCACATGGGGGAAGTTATGTCGCACTGACCGACAGCAAAGGAAACCTCACCGTCGTCATAGAAACCATG ACTCATGATCATTCTGTGTGCATAAGACCTCCTCTCCTGCCCTTCAATGTCACACCCCAGAATGTAACATTCCAACTCAAGGGATCTTTT GCCTCGATCAGGGAACTACAGGTATGGCAGTCGAGGTTTGACTTCAAGACTAAAAAGCCGTTGTTCTTCAAGAAACTGAGCCCCTTAAAG ATTTCTGATGGTTCGTTCACCTTGAGCCTGGATGTTGATGAGGTTTACACTTTAACTACCATAACCACTGGGCAGAAAGGGACTTACCCTGATCCTCCCCCCTCTGGCCCATTCCCCAAAGTCTACAGGGATGACTTTAATGTTG CAAACGCTTCCTTCTCTGAGGCCCCAGACTTTGCTGACCAGACGGGGGTGTTTGAGTATTACATCAACCTGACGGACCCTGGTCCTCATGTCTTCACCCTGCGCCAGGTGGTCACACAGATGCCTGTTACCTGGGCAGCAGATGCCGACCAGACCATCAGCGTCATCGGAGACTATAAATG GCAGAACCTGACAGTGAGCTGTGATGTCTTCATGGAGACAGTGAAGACTGGAGGAGTGTTCATCGCAGCCAGAGTGGACAAAGGAGGCGGGTCTGTCCGCAGCGCCAAGGGAGTCTTCTTCTGGGTGTTCGCAGATGGCTCCTACAAAGTCACTAATGACCTTG TTGGAAAGACTGTGCTTGCGGAGGGTCATTCTGGAACGAGAGCATACGGCTGGCACACGCTATCCCTCACAGTCGAG GGGGAATGTGCCACAGGAATGCTGAATGGATATCCACTATGGAAGAATGCTGTGGTATTGGGACCAAAGAATGGCTGGGCTGCCATAGGAACACACTCATTTGAACTGGCACAGTTTGACAACTTTGCTGTGGAGGCAAAATGA